In the Podospora bellae-mahoneyi strain CBS 112042 chromosome 4, whole genome shotgun sequence genome, one interval contains:
- a CDS encoding hypothetical protein (EggNog:ENOG503PI01), whose protein sequence is METLEVTLRILEGLLGPMDNRRRCLNHTGNRPLDWAPCPATEQPNLGTPCRPICGRHSASLHSTTQCMMGQQQYQNVLGLFLAWEEDGGEHASTGENPFHTQLEEFVHTLQLGYNYDIEQWLIPSEKYPRALDKKLNETVERINECSNKEEGALDLLIIYYGGHAVANPYEPDNDLLLVPCPKSKDVSVSWATDVLSRIQYVEGADILILLDCCYAQRGQHAIDHMHRPPPRPMVTLAAVDIDGKAIQDGDYTFTQNLCAQLEEFGNNTETFSISQFHRALRRRTASWRRRQPDGKIPDPLMSSNTTHEFGLLGPLEPQVDPAETSTVGRAISAKPAGHAKEERCPVIAERCSSALAASQLKPSSPRAISAGTHSPASLKNSSWEDNISFCIEFHDVDEARPPSAPSSVLSSRSLSPAYSTTSQNGRLRTGSPDTRPWVPSIVDMPATSPHDNLNIYVSPPDVEAVMPTAPMSCSPAASSSSSQESILPPRNKRDHQKCYDVRLSPSAPYERPRITPRGSKERTDNMPYPRHSQTVMPMLQNRRSQTFDNADFGRARDGYGGPRWQAQADSDSEDEFWPPVHSGPRHQLYGGYRR, encoded by the exons ATGGAAACCTTGGAAGTGACGTTAAGGATACTTGAGGGGCTTTTGGGACCAATGGATAACAGGCGCAGATGTTTGAACCACACAGGGAACAGACCCCTCGATTGGGCTCCGTGCCCAGCAACGGAGCAGCCCAACCTTGGAACACCATGTCGCCCAATTTGCGGCCGGCATTCTGCTTCTCTACACTCCACAACACAGTGTATGATGGGTCAACAACAGTATCAGAATGTCTTGGGGCTGTTCCTCGCctgggaagaagatggaggagagcaTGCATCTACGGGGGAGAACCCGTTTCACACGCAACTGGAGGAGTTTGTCCACACTCTTCAGCTGGGATACAACTATGACATTGAGCAGTGGCTCATTCCGTCAGAAAAATATCCTCGTGCCTTGGACAAGAAACTCAACGAGACTGTCGAGCGGATCAATGAATGCAGTaacaaggaggagggcgcaTTGGACCTGCTCATCATCTACTACGGTGGTCATGCGGTGGCCAACCCCTACGAACCCGATAATGACCTGTTATTAGTTCC ATGCCCAAAAAGCAAGGACGTATCCGTTTCTTGGGCGACGGACGTTTTATCAAGAATCCAATATGTAGAGGGTGCTGATATCCTGATTCTCTTGGACTGCTGCTACGCGCAGAGAGGCCAACATGCGATAGATCACATGCATCGGCCACCGCCGAGACCAATGGTCACTCTCGCGGCTGTTGACATTGATGGCAAGGCTATCCAAGATGGGGACTATACGTTCACTCAAAACCTATGCGCACAACTTGAGGAGTTTGGAAACAATACGGAGACTTTCAGTATCAGCCAGTTTCATCGAGCCCTTCGACGAAGGACCGCTAGTTGGAGACGACGTCAACCCGACGGCAAGATTCCAGATCCTCTGATGTCCTCCAACACAACTCATGAGTTTGGGTTGCTGGGACCGCTTGAGCCGCAAGTAGACCCGGCTGAGACGTCGACCGTGGGAAGAGCTATATCCGCCAAACCAGCTGGGCATGCCAAAGAGGAACGGTGCCCCGTAATCGCAGAGAGGTGTTCATCTGCCCTTGCCGCCTCTCAGCTCAAACCTTCAAGTCCTCGAGCCATCAGCGCGGGAACCCATTCACCAGCTTCTCTCAAGAATTCATCGTGGGAGGACAATATCAGTTTCTGCATAGAATTCCATGATGTGGATGAGGCACGCCCTCCTAGTGCGCCCTCTTCAGTTCTCAGCTCCCGTTCCCTTTCGCCAGCCTATTCAACAACCTCTCAAAACGGGCGTCTACGAACCGGAAGTCCTGATACTCGCCCTTGGGTTCCTAGCATCGTCGATATGCCCGCAACCTCACCCCacgacaacctcaacatcTATGTCAGTCCACCTGACGTGGAAGCAGTTATGCCCACCGCTCCGATGAGTTGTTCCCCTGCTGCTTCATCGAGCTCCTCACAAGAGTCAATTCTGCCGCCAAGAAACAAGAGAGATCACCAAAAGTGTTATGATGTGCGACTGTCACCTTCTGCTCCGTATGAGCGTCCCAGGATAACCCCACGGGGAAGCAAAGAAAGGACAGACAACATGCCATACCCTCGACATTCGCAGACAGTCATGCCAATGTTGCAAAATCGAAGGTCACAAACATTTGACAATGCTGATTTTGGCCGGGCAAGGGATGGCTATGGAGGTCCGCGTTGGCAGGCGCAGGCTGACTCTGACTCCGAGGATGAATTTTGGCCCCCGGTACACTCGGGACCTCGTCATCAGTTGTATGGTGGTTATCGGCGGtga
- a CDS encoding hypothetical protein (EggNog:ENOG503PAST) encodes MTIKAESFQFEDYAYGMRKSGFGHALLNPASDIDAYPGVCGFIDDRGDWQRIVDVTKPQELKAFGLSPFVGRTWEKRRESSKWGPRITETVSRVAISTSAATQANIPATFSSAYRYELKGEFGAVLLCNDPVEKRSFGVKDPFSTWANKNAKDLLRRFPDIKKNGGFYVITSTIAARDIRITTWTTKGTSVVIGASAEIDNVAKIDASTEFYVGETATEWHKPQAEYFQEGEKKVLFFGGVYIKYSRLWPLREKDQKKWSGYRGSDDGKVMIEEENYAWDVEACQI; translated from the exons ATGACCATAAAAGCAGAATCCTTCCAGTTCGAGGACTACGCCTATGGGATGCGAAAGTCTGGCTTCGGCCATGCCTTGCTCAACCCAGCCTCCGATATCGACGCCTACCCCGGTGTCTGCGGCTTCATCGACGACAGGGGCGACTGGCAGAGAATCGTCGACGTGACCAAGCCGCAAGAACTCAAAGCCTTTGGCCTAAGCCCCTTCGTAGGACGAACGTGGGAAAAGCGGCGAGAAAGCTCCAAATGGGGTCCCAGGATAACGGAAACCGTCAGCAGGGTTGCGATCTCAACATCTGCCGCAACTCAAGCCAACATTCCtgccaccttctcctctgccTACAGATATGAGCTTaagggggagtttggggcgGTTCTCCTGTGCAATGATCCGGTCGAGAAGAGATCGTTTGGGGTCAAAGACCCCTTCAGCACATGGGCGAATAAGAATGCCAAGGATCTCCTGAGGAGGTTCCCTGACATCAAGAAGAACGGCGGTTTTTATGTTATCACATCGACCATAGCGGCGAGGGATATCCGGATCACCACTTGGACCACCAAGGGCACATCGGTTGTCATTGGGGCCTCAGCTGAGATTGATAATGTTGCGAAGATTGATGCTTCGACTGAGTTTTATGTTGGTGAGACTGCTACGGAGTGGCATAAGCCACAGGCTGAG TATTTCCAGGAAGGCGAGAAGAAAGTGTTGTTCTTTGGTGGCGTCTACATCAAGTACAGTAGACTCTGG CCATTGCGAGAAAAGGACCAAAAGAAGTGGAGTGGTTATCGCGGTAGTGACGACGGGAAAGTCATGATTGAAGAGGAAAATTACGCATGGGATGTTGAAGCTTGCCAGATTTGA